In a single window of the Pseudomonadota bacterium genome:
- a CDS encoding ABC transporter permease subunit, with the protein MNEKFRKRARRRDNLAKKIIKIGGILVIVSVLAILVLIVRVTLPLFAPSRLRSTELALQLPEKSLPILTIGLDSYQQMFHTLSNDGALRFYSAITGDLLSEQRLGSQPDIMIFQVEQYFGTINNILWQDGRLSMVEIDYVPEYEEQNKRKIVPHVSTIKDWPAPQHPESLLMSLARRSTNNRFSRIDLFTDNTLQITHEVTTIDLFGNEETETFSLAIRDPMPGKLVTMTLDDDAAALYAATDNGYIVRWDLTDPEAYKKTDTFAATTDNIAISLLGMVFGGQSLVVADSEGKVSTWMPVRSDPQSNTRKMHRIHDLAAHKGPVKKILASRRSKTIYTLSEDGAIHADHVTSENNLFGLSVQARIFGLSLKDNNLITLDDDNTLHMWRIDNPHPETSLKTLFGKIWYEGYDQPEYVWQSSAQSDDAEPKLSLVPLIFGTMKGTLYAMLFSVPLAIFGAVYTSQFATPQFKRIVKPVIEIMASIPSVVIGFLIALWLAPIIENSIFPLISSLFLLPFIFTVIMLIIQPLYRDRKFANRIKGYEFVIMLPVLVLTGWLAVEIAPVLEQIFFAGEFKLWLYNDLGMRYDQRNCIIIAFGLGICVIPIIFSITEDAISNIPPSLTAASLALGASRWQTVWRVVLPSASPGIFAAMIIGFGRAVGETMVVLMATGNTPIMDWSVFNGMRTLSANIAVEIPEAPFGGTLYRVLFLCATVLFSLTFVLNTAAEIIRERLRKKYGRY; encoded by the coding sequence ATGAACGAGAAATTTCGCAAACGGGCGCGCCGACGAGACAACCTTGCCAAGAAAATCATCAAAATTGGCGGCATTCTGGTCATTGTCAGCGTGCTGGCCATTCTTGTCCTTATTGTCCGGGTCACCCTGCCGCTTTTCGCTCCTTCCCGATTGCGCTCCACAGAACTTGCCCTACAGCTTCCGGAGAAGAGTCTCCCGATCCTGACCATCGGACTTGACAGCTATCAGCAGATGTTTCACACCCTGAGCAACGATGGGGCCCTGCGGTTCTATTCTGCGATTACCGGTGATCTGCTCAGTGAGCAAAGGCTGGGCTCTCAACCGGACATAATGATTTTCCAGGTCGAACAGTATTTCGGCACCATCAATAATATTCTCTGGCAGGACGGCAGGTTGTCCATGGTCGAGATCGATTATGTGCCGGAATATGAGGAGCAAAATAAGCGAAAAATTGTTCCGCATGTCAGCACCATCAAGGACTGGCCGGCTCCACAACACCCTGAGTCATTACTCATGAGCCTTGCCCGACGTTCGACAAATAATCGTTTCAGCAGAATTGATCTTTTTACTGACAACACCCTGCAGATCACCCACGAAGTCACAACCATTGACCTTTTTGGCAATGAAGAGACCGAAACCTTTTCACTGGCAATACGTGACCCCATGCCGGGGAAACTTGTCACTATGACGCTGGATGACGATGCTGCTGCTCTCTATGCGGCAACGGATAACGGCTATATAGTGCGTTGGGATCTTACTGATCCTGAAGCATATAAGAAAACCGATACTTTTGCCGCAACGACTGACAATATCGCTATTTCTTTACTCGGCATGGTTTTTGGCGGACAGTCCCTGGTGGTCGCAGACAGTGAAGGTAAGGTGTCAACCTGGATGCCGGTGCGCTCAGACCCCCAAAGTAATACCAGGAAAATGCACAGAATTCATGATCTTGCCGCTCACAAGGGTCCGGTGAAAAAGATTCTGGCTTCCAGGCGCAGCAAGACTATTTATACGTTATCGGAAGACGGAGCCATCCATGCAGACCATGTCACCAGCGAAAACAACCTGTTCGGACTCTCGGTGCAAGCAAGGATTTTTGGCCTCTCCCTCAAAGACAACAACCTGATCACCCTGGACGATGACAACACGCTGCACATGTGGAGGATCGACAACCCGCATCCGGAAACCAGCTTGAAGACGCTCTTCGGAAAAATCTGGTACGAAGGATATGACCAGCCGGAATATGTCTGGCAGTCATCCGCCCAGAGCGATGATGCCGAACCGAAGCTCAGCCTTGTCCCCCTCATCTTCGGCACCATGAAAGGCACGCTGTATGCCATGCTCTTTTCCGTCCCGCTGGCCATTTTCGGCGCGGTCTACACCAGCCAGTTTGCCACGCCGCAGTTTAAACGCATTGTCAAGCCGGTTATCGAAATAATGGCCTCAATCCCTTCAGTGGTCATTGGTTTTCTTATCGCCCTCTGGCTTGCTCCGATTATTGAAAATTCAATCTTCCCATTGATTTCCAGTCTGTTTCTACTGCCCTTCATCTTTACTGTGATCATGCTGATTATTCAGCCGCTCTATCGGGACCGTAAATTTGCCAACCGGATTAAGGGGTATGAATTTGTAATTATGCTGCCTGTCCTGGTCTTGACTGGTTGGCTCGCCGTTGAAATCGCCCCGGTGCTTGAACAAATTTTCTTTGCCGGTGAGTTCAAGCTCTGGCTTTACAATGATCTGGGCATGCGTTACGACCAGCGCAATTGTATTATTATCGCCTTTGGGCTCGGCATCTGCGTCATCCCTATTATTTTTTCGATTACCGAAGATGCAATCTCCAATATTCCGCCAAGCCTGACCGCAGCCTCACTTGCCCTGGGAGCCAGTCGCTGGCAAACGGTATGGCGGGTGGTGCTGCCTTCCGCCAGTCCGGGTATTTTTGCGGCGATGATCATCGGCTTCGGGCGTGCGGTGGGCGAGACCATGGTGGTGCTCATGGCAACCGGCAATACTCCGATTATGGATTGGTCGGTCTTCAATGGCATGCGAACCCTGTCGGCCAATATCGCGGTGGAAATTCCTGAGGCTCCCTTTGGCGGGACACTGTACCGGGTGCTTTTCCTGTGTGCTACTGTACTGTTTTCCCTCACCTTTGTCCTTAATACTGCCGCCGAAATTATCCGGGAACGACTGAGAAAGAAATATGGCCGTTATTAA
- the pstA gene encoding phosphate ABC transporter permease PstA, whose translation MKNFFRRGEPFIWASGLSLAAIISMTILLIGVVIYNGMTVFWPHRLVEYTLADGQKYLGEISRTEKSDGKITQIQLKIGNRDLYSLDFKWFAKDNLTKQTYPEAAFALERQEYGNFYGYLKAIRAPSYTKDIPEADFSLHILQESLGGIAHFQEEKETLEKRVKKINSVIEGLHNKLAKLRGKNYPDSDQRIQSLLQKEQAFQSEFSEIISKNNSIREQLSQNYATFTSADGQEVKIILSDIVRAYQPNAMTLFAKIIHYSAKIFELFTTDPRESNTEGGLFPAIFGTIMLVFLMSLLSFPLGVVAGIYLREYAREGILVKTVRIAVNNLAGIPSIVYGIFGLGFFVYGIGGTIDQLFFPERLPTPTFGTGGILWASLTLGLLTVPVVIVATEEALGAITPGIREGSLALGSTKFQTLLRLLLPMASPGIMTGFILAMARAAGEVAPLMITGVVKLAPALPLDGQFPYIHFDRKFMHLGFHIYDIGFQSPNVEAAKPMVYVTTLLLIMIVLGMCSVAIYLRNKMRKRYAISDI comes from the coding sequence ATGAAAAACTTCTTCAGGAGAGGTGAACCCTTTATCTGGGCCTCCGGTTTATCCCTGGCGGCGATAATCAGCATGACGATTCTGCTGATTGGGGTTGTCATTTATAACGGCATGACGGTTTTCTGGCCGCACCGGCTGGTCGAATATACCCTTGCAGATGGTCAAAAGTATCTTGGTGAGATTTCCCGGACTGAGAAAAGCGATGGGAAAATCACGCAAATTCAACTCAAAATCGGCAACCGGGATCTGTACAGTCTTGATTTTAAATGGTTTGCCAAAGACAATCTGACCAAGCAGACCTACCCCGAAGCTGCGTTTGCCTTGGAACGCCAGGAATATGGCAATTTCTATGGATATCTCAAAGCCATCCGCGCCCCATCTTACACAAAGGACATTCCTGAGGCTGATTTCTCTTTACACATTTTGCAGGAATCCCTCGGCGGGATTGCGCATTTTCAGGAAGAAAAGGAAACCCTTGAGAAGAGGGTGAAGAAGATAAATTCCGTCATTGAGGGCCTGCACAACAAGCTTGCCAAACTACGAGGCAAAAACTATCCGGACAGCGATCAGCGTATTCAAAGTCTGCTGCAGAAGGAACAGGCATTCCAGTCTGAATTCAGCGAAATTATTTCCAAAAACAATTCTATCAGAGAGCAGCTATCGCAAAATTATGCAACATTCACAAGCGCTGACGGCCAAGAGGTAAAAATCATTTTGTCAGACATAGTCCGCGCCTATCAACCAAACGCAATGACACTGTTTGCCAAAATTATCCATTATTCCGCCAAAATCTTTGAACTCTTCACAACGGATCCGCGTGAATCCAATACAGAAGGCGGCCTGTTTCCCGCCATATTCGGCACGATCATGCTGGTCTTTCTCATGAGCCTGCTCTCTTTCCCCTTGGGAGTCGTGGCGGGTATCTATTTGCGGGAATATGCCCGCGAGGGAATCCTGGTCAAGACGGTGCGTATTGCAGTTAATAACCTGGCAGGCATACCGTCCATCGTCTACGGCATTTTTGGCCTGGGTTTTTTCGTTTACGGTATCGGCGGCACAATTGACCAGTTATTTTTTCCGGAGCGTTTGCCCACCCCTACCTTTGGGACCGGCGGCATCCTGTGGGCCAGTCTCACCCTTGGTCTGCTTACCGTTCCTGTGGTTATCGTCGCCACGGAGGAAGCACTTGGCGCTATCACACCCGGCATACGGGAAGGATCTCTTGCCCTTGGATCGACAAAGTTTCAGACTCTTTTACGCTTGCTTCTCCCCATGGCCTCTCCCGGCATTATGACCGGATTTATCCTGGCTATGGCCAGGGCGGCCGGCGAGGTAGCTCCTCTGATGATAACAGGGGTTGTCAAGCTGGCCCCTGCTTTGCCGCTGGACGGCCAATTTCCCTATATCCATTTTGACCGGAAATTTATGCATCTTGGTTTCCATATTTATGATATCGGTTTCCAATCGCCTAATGTCGAAGCAGCAAAACCGATGGTATATGTGACCACCCTGCTCCTGATCATGATCGTGCTTGGCATGTGCAGCGTGGCTATTTATTTACGGAATAAAATGCGCAAGCGCTATGCCATCTCAGATATCTAA
- a CDS encoding phosphate ABC transporter ATP-binding protein, which yields MQLKREIYMPQDNPAIKQVTDAIVEVKNLNLYYGEKQALDNITMGFARKKVTALIGPSGCGKSTLIRCFNRMNDLIDAIRLEGEIKIDGQDIHDRKLDVIDLRRRVGMVFQKWNPFPKSIYENVIYGLRIAGINNKKVLNETVERSLKRAAIWDEVKDRLHESAMGMSGGQMQRLCIARAIAVEPEIILMDEPCSALDPRSTAKIEDLIRELQGDYTIIIVTHNMQQAARVSDLTAYLYLGELIEYGLTKKIFTDPIRKETEGYITGRFG from the coding sequence ATGCAATTAAAAAGAGAAATATATATGCCGCAAGATAACCCTGCTATCAAACAGGTCACCGATGCCATTGTTGAGGTGAAAAACCTGAATCTTTACTATGGTGAGAAACAGGCCCTCGACAATATCACCATGGGCTTTGCCCGCAAGAAAGTCACCGCCCTTATTGGTCCTTCCGGCTGCGGAAAATCAACACTCATTCGTTGTTTCAACCGGATGAATGATCTCATCGATGCTATTCGCCTTGAAGGTGAGATCAAGATTGACGGCCAGGATATTCACGACCGCAAGCTTGACGTTATCGACTTGCGTCGGCGTGTGGGCATGGTTTTTCAAAAATGGAATCCGTTTCCGAAGTCTATATATGAAAATGTTATTTACGGCCTGCGGATCGCCGGTATAAATAATAAAAAAGTCCTCAATGAAACCGTTGAAAGAAGTCTTAAGCGAGCGGCCATCTGGGATGAGGTCAAAGATCGTCTGCATGAATCAGCCATGGGGATGTCCGGCGGCCAGATGCAGCGTCTCTGTATAGCGAGGGCCATCGCCGTTGAGCCGGAAATCATCTTGATGGACGAGCCCTGCTCGGCGCTCGATCCCCGTTCGACGGCCAAAATCGAAGATTTGATCCGTGAACTTCAAGGGGACTATACAATCATTATCGTCACGCATAACATGCAGCAGGCGGCCCGGGTGTCTGATCTGACCGCTTACCTGTATCTCGGTGAACTCATTGAGTATGGCTTAACAAAAAAGATTTTTACCGACCCGATTCGTAAAGAAACTGAAGGGTATATTACCGGCCGTTTCGGCTGA
- the phoU gene encoding phosphate signaling complex protein PhoU produces the protein MIKNLDMELKKLKNKILQLGSEVEKNLFRAEKALLHWDETMAREIIESDENIDDLEISVEERCLRILAQLQPVAGDLRFVVTVLKINNDLERIGDLVVKIADRVLIMLNKNFHGLQADDAVQFPEQFAHMFTETKKMVKMCLDAFVDGNADLAYKVCIWDDEVDKAKNMIRIQIEEILAKDAKQQQHLGMLLSVSRSLERIADHATHIAEDVIYMLRGQIVRHEMDNLE, from the coding sequence ATGATTAAAAATCTGGATATGGAACTTAAAAAACTGAAAAATAAGATTCTCCAACTTGGCTCAGAAGTTGAGAAAAATCTTTTCAGAGCGGAAAAGGCACTGCTGCATTGGGATGAGACGATGGCCAGGGAGATTATTGAAAGCGATGAGAATATCGATGATCTGGAAATATCGGTTGAGGAACGATGTCTGCGAATCCTGGCTCAGCTACAACCTGTGGCCGGTGACCTGCGCTTTGTTGTCACTGTTCTGAAAATCAACAATGATCTCGAAAGAATCGGTGATCTCGTTGTCAAGATAGCTGACCGGGTGCTTATCATGTTGAATAAGAACTTCCATGGGTTGCAGGCAGACGATGCGGTGCAATTCCCGGAGCAGTTTGCCCATATGTTTACTGAAACCAAAAAAATGGTCAAAATGTGCCTCGATGCCTTTGTGGATGGGAACGCTGATCTCGCATACAAGGTCTGCATCTGGGACGATGAAGTTGATAAAGCCAAAAATATGATCAGGATTCAGATTGAGGAAATACTGGCAAAGGATGCGAAACAGCAGCAGCATCTGGGTATGCTGCTCAGTGTTTCCAGAAGCCTTGAGCGCATCGCCGATCATGCGACCCACATTGCCGAAGATGTCATTTATATGCTCCGGGGACAGATAGTCCGTCATGAGATGGACAATTTAGAATAG
- a CDS encoding DNA ligase: protein MLLILGGCLHGQRVAAFEVMLPEVYEDDVDIAGWLVSEKFDGVRGYWNGRTLLSKNGRPFYPPVEFFRNFPEFALEGEIWGGRGTFERTVGAVKHQKAHNGWLDLKFAIFDVPDAGGGFVQRLDKAKEWFSKNPSDFAFVIPQKTVQNKEELQEELLRVEHLGGEGLIVRRPDALYSKGRTGNILKVKSYQDMEARVVGHVPGTGKNQGKLGSLLVELSNGTRFKIGTGFTDAERTTPPPVGVLITFKYYGLYQSGIPKFPSFLRIRADNGL, encoded by the coding sequence ATGCTGCTTATTCTTGGCGGATGCCTGCATGGTCAGAGAGTCGCGGCCTTCGAGGTCATGCTGCCGGAGGTTTATGAGGATGATGTCGACATTGCCGGCTGGCTGGTCAGTGAAAAGTTCGATGGGGTTCGGGGCTATTGGAACGGCAGAACCCTGCTTTCAAAAAACGGCCGGCCCTTTTATCCGCCGGTCGAGTTTTTTCGTAATTTCCCGGAGTTTGCACTGGAAGGGGAAATATGGGGCGGCCGCGGTACTTTTGAACGCACCGTTGGAGCGGTCAAACACCAGAAGGCGCATAATGGCTGGCTGGATTTGAAGTTTGCGATCTTTGATGTGCCGGACGCTGGAGGCGGATTCGTGCAAAGGCTGGACAAAGCCAAAGAATGGTTTTCAAAAAATCCATCCGACTTTGCCTTTGTCATCCCGCAAAAGACGGTGCAGAATAAAGAGGAGTTGCAAGAGGAACTGCTCAGAGTGGAGCACCTCGGTGGCGAAGGGTTGATCGTCAGAAGACCTGATGCCTTATATTCGAAAGGAAGAACCGGCAATATCCTCAAGGTTAAGAGCTATCAGGACATGGAGGCTAGGGTTGTCGGCCATGTTCCTGGTACTGGGAAAAATCAGGGGAAACTGGGCTCCCTGCTGGTGGAATTGTCGAACGGCACACGCTTTAAAATCGGTACCGGTTTCACTGACGCGGAAAGGACCACACCGCCGCCGGTTGGTGTCCTGATTACTTTCAAATACTACGGACTCTATCAATCCGGGATTCCCAAATTCCCGTCTTTTCTGAGGATCAGAGCGGATAACGGGTTATAG
- a CDS encoding sulfurtransferase → MGGRSRAASQILSANGFAHVFNLSGGIKAFQGITARGPETLGLELFSGAENAVDLLVVAFSLEDGLRDFYLSMESKMIQQEVQKLFAQLASIEIKHQQRLLKEYNRLTGKNFSIDEFRTQKVANILEGGLTTDEYIRAFGADINSATDVVELAMSIEGQALDLYMRAGERTTGDAEKKVLLDIAAEEHTHLRLLGKLLDRME, encoded by the coding sequence GTGGGCGGCAGAAGCCGGGCGGCTTCTCAAATACTTTCGGCAAACGGTTTTGCCCATGTCTTTAATCTTTCCGGCGGCATCAAGGCATTTCAGGGCATTACCGCACGCGGCCCGGAAACCCTAGGACTGGAATTGTTTTCAGGGGCTGAAAACGCAGTTGATCTCCTGGTGGTTGCCTTTTCATTGGAAGACGGCCTGCGGGATTTCTATCTATCCATGGAAAGCAAAATGATCCAGCAGGAGGTACAAAAACTGTTTGCACAACTCGCATCCATAGAAATAAAACATCAGCAACGGCTTCTTAAGGAATACAACCGCCTCACCGGAAAAAACTTCAGTATTGATGAGTTCCGTACGCAAAAGGTGGCAAACATCCTAGAAGGAGGACTCACCACCGATGAATATATCAGAGCGTTTGGCGCTGATATAAATTCAGCAACGGATGTTGTGGAACTTGCCATGTCCATTGAAGGGCAGGCCCTTGATCTCTATATGCGCGCCGGGGAGCGGACCACCGGAGATGCAGAAAAAAAGGTACTCCTCGATATTGCTGCCGAAGAGCATACTCACCTCCGTCTCCTGGGCAAACTACTCGACCGTATGGAATGA
- a CDS encoding rhodanese-like domain-containing protein, which translates to MRWLQFFTPVQSIDSLEAKALLADHADEYFLLDVRQPREYEKSHIPGAKLIPLPDLPGRMAELDKNKNIIVY; encoded by the coding sequence ATGCGCTGGCTACAATTCTTTACCCCGGTTCAATCCATTGATAGTCTGGAAGCAAAGGCCCTCCTTGCCGACCATGCCGATGAATATTTCCTGCTGGATGTGCGACAGCCCCGGGAATATGAAAAAAGCCACATTCCCGGCGCAAAGCTCATCCCGCTTCCCGATCTTCCGGGCAGGATGGCAGAGCTGGACAAAAACAAAAATATTATCGTCTACTGA
- a CDS encoding RND transporter codes for MKFIAELPWPLIIILCVTLGLAPFSPPHIWEKLQMLFKGELVRPLDWFDFIMHGTPWLLLVLKIIVTAQHH; via the coding sequence GTGAAATTCATCGCAGAACTGCCATGGCCGCTGATAATAATATTATGCGTAACCTTGGGGCTTGCGCCTTTTTCGCCGCCGCATATCTGGGAAAAACTTCAGATGCTGTTCAAGGGGGAGTTGGTCCGGCCTTTAGACTGGTTTGACTTTATCATGCACGGAACACCCTGGCTGCTGCTGGTGTTGAAAATTATCGTAACAGCCCAGCATCATTGA
- the lsrF gene encoding 3-hydroxy-5-phosphonooxypentane-2,4-dione thiolase — protein MPEADKEGKQFHLDKPQQDAGFFLKGSNSLDWGMKNRLSRIFNPTSGRTVMLAIDHGYFQGPTTGLERIDLNILPIAPYADTLMLTRGILRSLVPPSYSKPTVLRASGGPSILKELSNEQLAMDMEDAIRLNASALAVQVFIGGEFETQSVHNMTRLVDMGTRYGIPTLAVTAVGKDMARDARYFRLACRMCAELGAHYVKTYYVPDGFETVTASCPVPIVMAGGTKMPELDALTMAYNAVQQGASGVDMGRNIFQSDSPIAMIQAVGKVVHENLKPQKAYEMYKDLKHDEAKKDKKKDKHKK, from the coding sequence ATGCCTGAAGCGGACAAGGAAGGAAAACAATTCCATCTCGACAAACCCCAGCAAGATGCCGGCTTTTTTCTCAAAGGCTCAAACTCCCTGGATTGGGGGATGAAAAACAGGTTAAGCCGGATTTTTAATCCCACCTCAGGCCGCACCGTCATGCTGGCAATCGATCACGGTTATTTTCAGGGCCCCACCACCGGCCTTGAACGGATCGACTTAAACATCCTGCCCATCGCCCCTTATGCCGACACCCTGATGCTGACCAGGGGGATTCTTCGTTCTCTGGTGCCTCCTTCCTATTCCAAACCCACAGTGCTCCGTGCCAGCGGTGGTCCGAGCATCTTAAAAGAGCTTTCCAACGAACAACTGGCCATGGACATGGAAGATGCCATACGACTGAATGCCTCGGCCCTGGCGGTGCAGGTCTTTATCGGCGGCGAATTTGAAACCCAGTCAGTGCACAACATGACCCGCCTGGTGGATATGGGCACCCGCTACGGCATCCCGACTCTGGCGGTGACCGCGGTAGGCAAGGACATGGCCCGCGACGCCCGCTATTTCAGGCTTGCCTGCCGGATGTGCGCCGAACTCGGCGCCCATTACGTCAAAACATATTATGTGCCGGACGGGTTCGAGACCGTCACCGCAAGCTGCCCGGTGCCGATTGTCATGGCCGGCGGCACAAAAATGCCGGAACTGGATGCCCTGACCATGGCCTACAATGCCGTGCAGCAGGGCGCCTCCGGGGTGGACATGGGACGCAACATCTTTCAATCGGACTCGCCGATCGCGATGATTCAGGCGGTGGGCAAGGTGGTTCACGAAAACCTCAAACCCCAGAAAGCCTACGAAATGTATAAAGATCTCAAGCACGACGAAGCAAAAAAGGATAAGAAAAAAGACAAACACAAGAAATAA
- a CDS encoding zinc-dependent dehydrogenase, with protein MRVAMYYNNRDIRLEQIPTPYTGAGELLVRIHASGICGSDVMEWYRLHKAPLILGHEIAGEVVKVGEGVNGFAVGDRVTATHHVPCSTCHYCLNGHETVCDTLLSGTHFAPGGFCEYVRLPAINVERGTWKLPDTLDYDAATFVEPLACVLRGQNTAGMNPGKSVLVLGSGISGLLHVNLARATGAGLIVATDINAFRLGAAKKFGADLALPATENIAQRFREANNGLGADIVIVCASAKPAFMQALDAVERGGTILFFAPTMDGVTIPLSVNDLFWRRDVTLTTTYAGGPADCLAALELIHRNRVQVKEMITHTFGLADAQEGFRLVAEGGESIKVIIHPQE; from the coding sequence ATGCGCGTCGCAATGTATTACAATAACCGGGACATCCGTCTTGAGCAAATTCCAACCCCTTACACCGGTGCCGGAGAATTGCTGGTAAGGATTCACGCAAGCGGCATCTGCGGCAGCGATGTCATGGAATGGTATCGCCTGCACAAGGCGCCGCTGATCCTCGGCCATGAAATCGCCGGTGAAGTGGTCAAGGTGGGAGAGGGAGTCAATGGCTTTGCGGTAGGCGACCGGGTCACCGCCACCCATCATGTCCCTTGCTCTACCTGCCATTATTGTCTGAACGGCCATGAAACCGTCTGCGACACACTGCTTTCAGGCACCCATTTCGCGCCAGGCGGCTTTTGCGAATATGTCCGGCTGCCGGCAATAAACGTTGAGCGCGGCACCTGGAAACTCCCGGACACTCTTGATTACGATGCCGCGACCTTTGTCGAACCCCTGGCCTGTGTTTTGCGCGGCCAGAATACCGCTGGAATGAACCCGGGAAAAAGTGTGTTGGTGCTGGGGAGCGGCATCTCCGGGCTTCTTCATGTCAATCTGGCCCGGGCAACCGGCGCCGGGCTGATCGTCGCCACGGACATAAATGCTTTCAGGCTGGGGGCGGCAAAAAAATTCGGAGCGGATCTCGCGCTTCCGGCAACTGAAAATATTGCCCAGCGATTCAGGGAGGCGAACAACGGACTCGGCGCCGATATCGTCATTGTCTGCGCCAGCGCCAAGCCTGCCTTCATGCAGGCACTGGATGCGGTGGAACGGGGCGGCACAATCCTTTTCTTTGCCCCTACCATGGACGGCGTCACCATTCCCTTGTCAGTCAATGATCTCTTCTGGCGCCGGGATGTGACACTCACCACAACCTATGCAGGAGGCCCTGCCGATTGTCTTGCGGCCCTTGAACTTATCCACAGAAACCGGGTGCAGGTAAAAGAAATGATCACTCATACCTTCGGTCTCGCTGATGCCCAGGAAGGCTTCCGCCTGGTGGCCGAAGGCGGCGAGTCGATCAAGGTCATTATCCATCCGCAGGAATGA